One segment of Vallicoccus soli DNA contains the following:
- a CDS encoding ABC transporter permease, producing the protein MSAPVAPAAPAGATRHAVRLGLRRGWTEFLLSVRSPQDQGFYLFTAVVSVGYLWLNRDGEVEGTTLSFPTVALPSVLAALAAFGVFMGPVFALAMEREDGTLLRHKAVPHGMQGCVTGQLVLHALSAVPQLLVVLVPSWLLFDGLVRTGAGGWLVLAGVVVLGMAALLPWGMVVGALVPSTQKAGTWGMLPVLVVVGISGVFVPLQQMWGWLQAVAQVFPVYWLGLGLRSAVLPDAAAALEVGGSWRTGTTVAVLGAWCVVGLLVAPPVLRRMARRQSGSQVQAARDAALQWVR; encoded by the coding sequence GTGAGCGCCCCCGTCGCCCCCGCCGCCCCGGCCGGCGCGACCCGCCACGCGGTGCGGCTCGGCCTGCGCCGCGGCTGGACCGAGTTCCTCCTCAGCGTGCGCAGCCCGCAGGACCAGGGCTTCTACCTCTTCACCGCCGTGGTGTCCGTCGGCTACCTGTGGCTCAACCGCGACGGCGAGGTCGAGGGGACGACGCTGTCCTTCCCGACCGTGGCCCTGCCCAGCGTCCTCGCCGCGCTCGCCGCCTTCGGCGTCTTCATGGGGCCGGTCTTCGCGCTCGCCATGGAGCGCGAGGACGGCACCCTGCTGCGGCACAAGGCGGTCCCGCACGGGATGCAGGGCTGCGTCACCGGCCAGCTCGTCCTGCACGCGCTCTCGGCGGTGCCGCAGCTGCTCGTCGTGCTCGTGCCCAGCTGGCTGCTCTTCGACGGGCTGGTGCGCACCGGGGCGGGCGGGTGGCTCGTGCTCGCCGGCGTCGTCGTGCTGGGGATGGCCGCGCTCCTGCCCTGGGGCATGGTCGTCGGGGCGCTCGTGCCCAGCACCCAGAAGGCCGGCACCTGGGGGATGCTGCCCGTCCTGGTCGTCGTCGGCATCTCCGGCGTCTTCGTGCCGCTGCAGCAGATGTGGGGCTGGCTCCAGGCGGTCGCGCAGGTCTTCCCGGTCTACTGGCTGGGGCTCGGGCTGCGCTCGGCCGTCCTCCCGGACGCGGCCGCGGCCCTCGAGGTCGGCGGCTCGTGGCGCACCGGCACGACGGTCGCCGTCCTCGGCGCGTGGTGCGTCGTGGGCCTGCTCGTCGCCCCGCCGGTGCTGCGCCGGATGGCCCGCCGGCAGTCGGGGTCGCAGGTGCAGGCGGCCCGCGACGCGGCGCTGCAGTGGGTGCGGTGA